gagattacatgtgtgtgcatgagagtacatgtgtgtgcatgagtgtctatgagattacatgtgtgtgcatgagtgtgcatgagtgtacatgagtgtgcatgagtgtacatgagtgtacatgagtgtgcatgagtgtgcatgagtgtgcatgagtgtgcatgagagtacatgtgtgtgcatgagtgtctatgagattacatgtgtgtgcatgtgtgtgcatgagagtacatgtgtgtgcatgagtgtctatgagattacatgtgtgtgcatgagtgtgcatgagtgtacatgagtgtacatgagtgtacatgagtgtgcatgagtgtgcatgagtgtctatgagagtacatgtgtgtgcatgagtgtctatgagagtacatgagtgtgcatgagtgtctatgagagtacatgtgtgtgcatgtgtgtgcatgtgtgtgcatgagtgtctatgagtgtctatgagagtacatgtgtgtgcatgagtgtctatgagagtacatgagtgtgcatgagtgtctatgagagtacatgtgtgtgcatgtgtgtgcatgagtgtctatgagtgtctatgagagtacatgtgtgtgcatgagtgtctatgagagtacgtgtgtgcatgagtgtctatgagtgtgcatgtgtgtgcatgagtgtctatgagagtacatgtgtgtggatgagtgtgcatgagtgtacatgagtgtctatgagagtatgagtgtgcatgtgtgtgcatgagtgtgcatgtgtgtgcatgagagtgcatgtgtgtgcatgagtgtgcatgagtgtctatgagagtacatgtgtgtgcatgtgtgtgcatgagtgtgcatgtgtgtgcatgagtgtgcatgtgtgtgcatgagagtacatgtgtgtggatgagtgtgcatgtgtgtgcatgagtgtctatgagagtacatgtgtgtgcatgagagtacatgagtgtacatgagtgtctatgagagtacgtgtgtgcatgagtgtacatgtgtgtgcatgagtgtgcatgtgtgtgcatgagagtacatgtgtgtgcatgtgtgtacatgagtgtacatgagtgtctatgagagtacgtgtgtgcatgagtgtacatgagtgtgcatgagtgtctatgagagtacatgtgtgtgcatgtgtgtgcatgagtgtctatgagagtacatgtgtgtgcatgtgtgtgcatgagagtacatgagtgtctatgagagtacgtgtgtgcatgagtgtgcatgagtgtctatgagagtacgtgtgtgcatgtgtgtgcatgagtgtctatgagagtacatgtgtgtgcatgtgtgtgcatgtgtgtgcatgagtgtctatgagagtacatgagtgtacatgagtgtctatgagagtacgtgtgtgcatgtgtgtgcatgagtgtgcatgagtgtgcatgagtgtctatgagagtacatgtgtgtgcatgagtgtctatgagagtacatgtgtgtgcatgtgtgtgcatgagtgtctatgagagtacatgagtgtacatgagtgtctatgagagtacgtgtgtgcatgagtgtgcatgtgtgtgcatgagtgtgcatgtgtgtgcatgagagtacatgtgtgtggatgagtgtgcatgtgtgtgcatgagtgtgcatgagtgtctatgagagtacatgtgtgtgcatgagagtacatgagtgtacatgagtgtctatgagagtacgtgtgtgcatgagtgtacatgagtgtacatgagtgtacatgagtgtgcatgagtgtgcatgagtgtctatgagagtacatgtgtgtgcatgagtgtgcatgagtgtacatgagtgtacatgagtgtctatgagagtacatgtgtgtgcatgagtgtctatgagagtacatgagtgtgcatgagtgtctatgagagtacatgtgtgtgcatgtgtgtgcatgagtgtctatgagagtacatgtgtgtgcatgagtgtctatgagtgtgcatgtgtgtgcatgagtgtctatgagagtacatgtgtgtggatgagtgtgcatgtgtgtgcatgagtgtacatgagtgtctatgagagtatgagtgtgcatgagtgtgcatgagtgtgcatgagtgtctattagagtacatgtgtgtgcatgagtgtctatgagagtacatgtgtgtgcatgagtgtacatgagtgtctatgagagtacatgagtgtgcatgagtgtctatgagagtgcatgtgtgtgcatgtgtgtgcatgtgtgtgcatgagagtacatgagtgtacatgagtgtacatgagtgtacatgagtgtgctatgagagtacatgtgtgtgcatgagtgtacatgagtgtacatgagtgtctatgagagtacatgtgtgtgcatgagtgtctatgagagtacatgagtgtgcatgagtgtctgtgagagtacatgtgtgtgcatgtgtgtgcatgtgtgtgcatgagtgtctatgagtgtctatgagagtacatgtgtgtgcatgagtgtctatgagagtacgtgtgtgcatgagtgtctatgagtgtgcatgtgtgtgcatgagtgtctatgagagtacatgtgtgtggatgagtgtgcatgtgtgtgcatgagtgtacatgagtgtctatgagagtatgagtgtgcatgagtgtgcatgtgtgtgcatgagagtacatgtgtgtgcatgtgtgtgcatgagtgtgcatgtgtgtgcatgagtgtgcatgtgtgtgcatgagagtacatgtgtgtggatgagtgtgcatgagtgtctatgagagtacatgtgtgtgcatgagagtacatgagtgtacatgagtgtctatgagagtacatgtgtgtgcatgagagtacatgagtgtctatgagagtacgtgtgtgcatgagagtacatgagtgtacatgagtgtctatgagagtacatgtgtgtgcatgagagtacatgtgtgtgcatgtgtgtacatgagtgtacatgagtgtgcatgtgtgtgcatgagagtacatgagtgtctatgagagtacatgtgtgtgcatgtgtgtgcatgagtgtgcatgtgtgtgcatgagtgtgcatgagtgtctatgagagtacatgtgtgtgcatgtgtgtgcatgagtgtgcatgtgtgtgcatgagtgtctatgagagtacatgtgtgtgcatgagtgtgcatgagtgtctatgagagtacatgtgtgtgcatgagtgtctatgagtgtgcatatgtgtgtacatgtgtgtacatgtagtCTGTAACTATGTCAGAGCTTCATGTGGTAGCAGCagctgttcttaaggcaagacttcactagatcatcatcatcagctctccGTAAAGTCACGTGTAGTCTCATAATATGACCTTTACTTGTACTGacccaataaacagccttcaaagtGTTAAAAGGTCGTGAATTTCACTTTGATCTTGTTACGGTGATGTTCAGACCTTgtttgtaataaatgatatccccattaATGTATGATGCGTCATAAATTagatttaataaacagtatattatataggaactgtatctataATAAATTATGGgtgataaatactaatacaacagtctggaaaaacagacatttattcattttaatatcttatatatatattgaatgtgaTGAGACACCGGGGCGACACGTCCCGTGCACTGTTAAGGCCCAAACACACCTTATCAGACAGATCTCGCTGCGTAAGCTCAAATTCATGTGTCATTGCGTTGTGAAATATGTCAGAGCGCAAGTCAAATATTTATTAGTGTGTAAGTTGTGTCTTAGTGCCCCTTTACGCCACAACTAGATTAACCTATGTGTCTCTGGTGCAACGCCCCTGATTGAACACACTTGTGAGACTTTCCCCAGTAGTGGCGGTCTAATCTCATTTAATACTTTTATTAACAATTTGACTGAACAGTTGAGAAATGAAGAATAATTTGCGATGTGACCTGTGCTGTCGTAATGATCTTGAGTCTGTCTCTGTCAGGCGGGAGAAGATTGTGGTGGCGGCCGCTCGGACTCCAGTGCGCTTCTTCCCCGTGGACGTCCCAGTGCTGGACTTGTTTCTGGGTCAGTTGGATGAAGCGGATCGGATCAGAGAGGATGCTGATGTGTCTGTTGTCTTCTACTACGCCCCCTGGTGCGCTCACTCCATCACTGCACGACAGCACGTCCAGCAGGTGGCGCTGCGACTCGCTGCTGAGGTGAGAGGGGTCGAGTCTGTATTACGACAAATTGTCcgttgttgccaaaggtttgccggaagTTCACCACCACCAGTTAAGAGCTGCACACTTCTGCCAAACATTTGCTGCGAGCGGCTAGTTtggatttttttgtaagggatatCATCAAGGTAACATTACCTAGAGGTTTCGTCAAAATTACAAAAGTGACTTGTGATAGTCTTGAAAGGTCCAGGCAAATCAGTAATGTTGTTTTGCAAAAGTGCATGTGTGAATTGATAGCTCAGAATAGTTTAGTTTTTTACTTTAGTTGCATAATTTCCAGTAATTCATGCAAATTATAAACCTAAGAAattcgtgctgagtgactccagtcaggtctccttagcaaccaaattgggccggttgctagggagggtagagtcatatggggtaaccaaattggcccggttgctagggagggtagagtcacatggggtaaccaaattgtcccggttgctagggagggtagagacacatggggtaaccaaattgtcccggttgctagggagggtagagacacatggggtaacctcctcgtggtcactataatgtggttctcgctctcggtggggcgtgtggtgagttgtgcgtggatgccgcggagaatagcgtgaagcctccacacgcgctatgtctccatggtaacacactcaagtCATGTgaaaagatgcacggattgacggtctcagacttgGAGGCAACTGACAGTCTTCCtccaacacccggattgaggcgagtcactacgccatcacgaggacttggagcgcatcggGAATTGGGCAGATTGAATTGttgttaattgtattttattatgaaaacgtttaatgaaaaatattacCAAAATATTTTCAGGTGTATGAACCATTAATGACATCATAGACTGAGGTCAGAATGTGATGATGCGTTTCCTGTGTGTGCAGGTGCAGTTTATCGCAGTGAACTGTTGGTGGCATCAGGGCAGATGTAGAAAACACAAGAACTTCTTCCAGTATCCACACATACACCTGTACTTCAGGAGGTACAGACCATGCGTACGATCAGTAACCAGCACAGGAAACATTCAGACAATAATCagacatgactgtgtgtgtgcaggtttggTCCGATGGACTACAGTGGTCCTGTCACTTCGGATTATTTGGAGAGTTTCATTCAGAGAGTCTCTCGCCCGCTCACGTACCTGCCCACCCGTGCAGCCCTGCACACCTTCCTCACACACCACCAGGTATCAGCGCTCGCTCTCTGTGTGTGGCGGTTTATAGTACATGATGACATAAACAGTtccagtcctggatgctgatGTGTTTGTCTTGCAGCAGGGTGTGGTGGGATATTTTCAGTTTAATTCATCTCCTCAGCCGAATGGTTACGTCACCTTTCTGCTGTCCGCTCTGCACATGCTCAGACGAGGTACCGGCACTAACTAATGCAGAACTTTACACACGCTCCCTCACTGATTCGCTGTGTAAACTCTGTCTTCTGATTGGTGCAGATCATCAGGGGGCGGTGCGGTTTGCAGTGGTGACCAATCAGGCGGTGGCAGAGGGGGTTTCACTCAGGGAGGATGAGAGTGTGTATTTACACCGGCGGTTGAACGGCTCActggtgagacacacacacacacacacacacacacacacacacacacacacacacactcatttaagtTAAATTAAAACTCTTGATTTGTGTCTGAACGGCAGGTTTTTCCACGAGCGCAACGGAACTTCACTGTACAGGCCGTCTGTGATTGGGTGTATGACAACAGAGAGAGTGTCATCCAGTGGATTCAGCCAATGGGAACCAAGAGTTACTCACTAGAGGCGGAGCTAAAGAAAGGCCCCGCCCTTCTTACGTTCCTCCCACACTATCCAATCAGAGCCAATCAGCTGCTGACTCAGGTGCCTTTAGTAGCTgcaaataaataatcatatttactATTACATTATGTAATCAAATATCAGGCTGtcaattaattgtgttaatttagtctgatttaatgatataaaattaaaaattaataaaaaaaattaattaacacaTTTGATCATGCCTCCTGACCCCCATGTACATTCcataataaaataatgcattttccTTCCATTAGAGTAATTACAGCTTAAAGTACATGTAACGTAAACCGTCCTATATGGTAACAGTTTGAAGAAAAACTAAACTTCTAAATACATTTCCAAATGCTTCTCTTGTGGTCAAATGTAGAATATTACACAGAAGCgccgccatctactggctattattgtcattaCATGAGTGtcatgttatttacatttttcacccGCTGGCAGCAATCTGCCCCAATACATGACACACTCATGTTTTAGGTTTTTGCTGTAGTGAAACTAGTAATGGTACATTtgctaatttgcatatgcaaatgaatggataaattgagaaatgtatatgtaaataaaagTTTGTGGTGatcaacttatattgaacccagaatattcccttaatgaaagttattttatAGATCTTTCTCTCCGTGTGTCAGGTGACAGACGTGGCGTTGCGTTATCACTCTTGTTGCGGGTCAGATGAGGGTGTGTCCACTGTCCCGCGCTGCTGTCAATCACTGCTGATGTCTGGATCGAGTTCCGCGGTCACGAGCGGTAAAACTAACATCTGTGAACTGTGTGTGATCCGCTCCAGTTCTTCCTCAGATCTGATGTCAGCTGTTCTCCCTGTGTCTCACTGCTCTCTTCCGGAGCTGCATACGGTTCTACAGCGGTATTTAAAGCAGACGGTGTCGAGCGCGTCCTGCAGTCACGTCTGGAGCTCATATAGTCCTTACAGTCAGTACAGCGCCTGCTGCAGAACGCTACAGAACTCACAGCGGCGCCCCCTGCTGCCTGACGCCGTCACAGGACTGCACTGCCGCACCAATAAGACACTGCGCTTTTACCTGCTCGACTCGCAACTCAACTGGCCGCTGGCGCAGAGACTCGGAGCGCATGATAACCGCAGTGCGCTGCCCTTCATCACCATCATCAACCTCAGAGACGAGACGCACTATGTGCTCAACAACACGGACTCACTgggtacaaaaacacacacaaacatacacacaaacacactctgtgTAGGAGTCGTTGTAATTTGTGTCACTCTCTGTCTGTGGAGTAGAGCAGTTCATTAAGAGCTTCAGTGTTCACTACAGTCCTCTACACAGACATCTAGTGCAGCACAAACAACAACACCCACAATCCCTCATACAGGAAGTGACCACAGACAACTTCCTGGACACAGTCATGGACTCACACAAGGTGAGAAATAATTTTTCAGCTTTACTTTTTCAGCATATTTTTATTGGCTGTTTCATCACAAAAATGGTAAATCTTTCTATTACAATGAGCACTATGACAAATCATACCAGTTGGTTATTTGCCGTCAGATCGAGCTGTTCTGCTGTGATGTCAGTTTGTAGTTGTAGGCAGAGGAGATTACTTGAGTATTTCTTCTAGAACATaatttacacacagtcatacctcaagtGTGGGGTTTGAAGCTgttgtgtcttttaaaaatgcACGTTGCTAACAcgttgctaaataaggactacaacagTCGGCCATTTTTTAAAGCCTGTAGCTCACATGCTgatggtagttgtagtccttaatTAGCATTGTCATAGCaacacacatttttacaaaacacAGTAGCTTCAAAATGAAGTCTtaactgtgtaatttatgttttagAACAAAACATGAAAGTTTGTTCAAGTGAGTTTAACCTCATTATTATACTCAAACCCATGAGAAACACATGGCTCGAAGAAGCTAATCGTCTTCTGGGTTTTTAGTGattgtaattattatattagGTACGTTGTAGGATCTGTTTGGTGGCAAATGGCAGATAGggagagtgttcaggaaacctacTTGAAAGCAAGcattattttgccattttgtttggtgacgctagtgtcACTGAAATGACACtcttgtatttgataatacattaCACAAACTCACAGATGATGATGATCGGTGTTGTTTTCTCTCTGAAGGACGTGCTGTTGTTGTATTATTCGAGCTGGTGTGGCTTCTGCTCTGCTCTCAATCATGTGTTTCTGCGACTGGCTCGTCTGTTCCAGGGAAACGGCGCCCTCACTGTGGCCAGGTGTGGAACTGCACCTACAAACATTCTTACTGACAAATTACTGTAACGATAAATATAGTATagattaatttaaattcattcaATTAAGGAAGATTAGTTGAGCAAAACAGACATACATaatctgtgtaatgtgtgtattgctgtcattaaaggaatgttccagattcaaAACAGCTTAACTTTTTGTATCAAAcctagaatattcttttaaataaatgtttattgttgttttCAGAGTTAATGCTGCTGTGAATGATCTGCCCTGGGAGTTTATGGTCGATCATCTGCCATCTGTACTGTTCTTCCCCCGACACaggtctgtgtctctgtgtctgtctgtctgtctctgtgtctgtctgtctctgtgtctgtctgtctctgtgtctgtctgtgtgtgtctgtctgtctgtctgtgtgtgtctgtctgtctgtctgtgtgtgtctgtctgtgtgtctctgtgtctgtctgtctgtgtgtgtctgtctgtctgtgtgtgtctgtctatgtgtgtctgtctgtgtgtgtctgtctgtctgtgtctgtctatgtgtgtctgtctgtctgtgtgtctgtctgtgtgtgtctgtctctgtctgtctgtctgtgtctgtctgtctgtgtgtgtctgtctgtctgtgtgtgtctgtctgtgtgtgtctgtctgtgtctgtgtgtctgtctgtctgtgtgtgtctgtctgtgtctgtctgtctgtgtgtgtctgtgtgtctgtctgtctgtctgtctgtctgtgtctgtctgtgtgtgtctgtctatgtgtgtctgtgtgtgtgtgtctgtctgtctgtgtgtgtgtgtgtgtgtgtgtctgtctgtctgtgtgtgtgtctgtctgtctgtctgtgtgtgtgtctctgtgtctgtctgtctatctgtgtgtgtgtgtgtgtgtatctgtctgtctatgtgtgtgtgtgtgtgtgtgtgtgtgtgtgtctgtctgtctgtctgtgtgtgtctgtgtgtgtgtgtgtgtgtgtgtgtgcctatctgtctctgtgtgtgtgtctgtctgtctgtctgtgtgtgtgtgtgtgtgtgtgtgtgtgtgcctatctgtctctgtgtgtgtgtctgtctgtctgtctgtctgtgtgtgtgtgtgtgtgtgtgtgtgtgtgtgtgtctatctgtctctgtgtgtgtgtctgtctgtctgtctgtctgtgtgtgtgtctgtctgtgtgtgtgtgtgtgtgtgtgtgtgtgtgtgtgtgcctatctgtctctgtgtgtgtgtctgtctgtctgtctgtctgtgtgtgtgtgtgtgtgtgtgtatgtgtgtaaaactGCCACAACACTACGACGTAAAGAACTTATTAAGCATGTGCCGGAGCATGCTTAATAATATACAGCATAGACAGGCGTCTATGACGTCTCCTGGCTAAACCCCATTTGGCGgagccaggagactgaatcctaaccctcggggctcctccagaaacaacacCAAAATACTTTGGTTGGCCACATGGAATGTTCGAACACTCACAGCGtaggagaggctgccactcctctgtcgggagctggaccggtaccgcctgtatctctgtggtgttcaggaggtccggtggaccaGCTCTGGCTCCTGCCACaatgaggggtggactgtcctctactcggggcaggagactgccaaacaacagggagtggctcttcttctgaacaaaagaatgaagggaGCGTGGCGGTGTGTTGTGGTAACCTGAAAGCCCCAGGATacttcccatcaaccagaggtGAGGAGTGATGGTCATTGTTACTTATGCCCCCACTGGAGACGAACATGTGTGGAGGGATGCAGGCAAGGCtgatgagtcagatgccttctatgaccgCCTGTCACAGGTGCTGGCTAAAGTGCACCCTtgggatagaatcatcatgttgggtaACTTCAATGCCCGAGTTGGCCAGGATGCTGACACCTGGTCtggagtgattggaagacatgggccagatcagctcaataacaaccgcaggaggctgctagatttttgtaattaccaacacactgttccagcatcAGTGGATCCACAccacatcatggatgcatgccgggtccaatcaagaacatctgctggactacatagtgatgGAACAGCGGCTGTGGGCACAagtccttgacaccaggacctaccgtggagctgatctgcccactgaccatcgacttgtcatctgtaagatgcgcctgccattcttccactccggtggtgggtgtaaacaCAGGTCCCCATTCAAGCCTTAGTGGCATGGTCTCCGCTAGCTGATGaaagaggagtggtggtggcgtagtggactaaagcacataactggtcatcagaaggttgctggtttgatccccacagtcaccaccattgtgtccttgagtaagacacttaactccaggttgctccggggggattgtccctgtaataagtgctctgtataatacattggtcatcagaaggttgctggtttgatccccacagtcaccaccattgtgtccttgagtaagacacttaactccaggttgctccggggggattgtccctgtaataagtgcactgtaagtcgctttggataaaagcatctgcaaatgCATGAAAGTAAATCTAAATGTAAAGTGCAAGTGAGAATTTCATCATTGCCTGTGACTGGGTTTGGCATTGTCCCCCAATCCTGCAGATTTcgaggtttaggactgtggctcataCAGCTGCAATGGCTGGTTTGGGTACACGGTCCAGACCTCCCCAAAGTCCCTTGGTGTTCAAGCTGGCTGAGAAAAAGTGCCCACTCTCATTGGCTACTGCATCCCACTGCGGAGAATGAGAAGACTTACTTAGGTTTGGAGAGCCATGATAGGttggagatggagtctgcctcagcGGCCTgtgatcacaaatcgctctttaattacATCAAAAAAGTAACCtgcagcgccacacctattaccatcattaggggaaagaacggtgatccaactccgacccccagaaacaggtttgcagatttgctcagcatttctgtgaggtcctgggggatGGGAAGTCCCTCAGCCTGGAAAACAacgtgggacaaagtggggatgaacctgctggggctgcggacgctactggccagttggaggcactcgccctccaacaacaacggagggcggAGAAACGACGCTCACAACAATGAGCGGAGCTTCGGatagctaaagcacagcaagttggcacagtagggggcacagatGGTCCATCTGCCAGTcgtctcagtcattcgacccgtgGCATCTGGGTCtgccccgtgacctcctgccagtggACTTTCGTCACTTCATGTGGCGTCAAGGTGCACATAGCCTGGAACCAGCGTCATGGTGATGTCACCACCACTTAGTGGCTAATgacggttgttgttgttgtgtgtgtgtgagagagagagagagagtgagtgtgagtgtgagtgtgtgtttaataCCAGTTGTAAACAGGATCTGATTAAATGAAACTGACTGATATGTCACTGATTACtatatgattattataatgaACACACATTATTTGTTCTCTCCATCAGGAAGCAGATGAGCGTAAAGTTTCCAGAAAATACCCCTGTGACGCTCCCCAACCTGCTGCGCTTCATTCTGCAGCACTCTAGCCACACCCCTAGGGAGGAGACAGGCAGCGGGGTGGGGTCAAAGTCTCTGCTGGAGGCGGAGCTTCACACTCTGCAGCAGGAAGTCTTTTCTCTGCAGCGCGCTCGAGAGCGCCTCTCTCAGCAGCTGGCTGTCATGTGGCGGGAAAACCGTCGTCTGATGCTGCACACGCATGTGCTGGAGAGGCAGAACTGCGAGCTGCAGGCGCAGAGCGACCGTCTGGAGACACTGTACAGGGAGAAAACTCAACAGCTCGCAGACACCGTTCACAGACTGCAGGAGCTCGCAGACGCATCTGAAGAACTGCTGAATGAAAACTCGCTCCTGAAAGTGCTGCTGAGCGCTCTGAGAGTGAGACAGGACACTGAGAGAGTGAGACAGGACACtgagagagtgagacaggagAGTGAGACAGGAGACtgagagagtgagacaggagACTgagagagtgagactgagagagtgagacaggagACTgagagagtgagactgagagagtgagacaggagactgagagagagagacaggagagtGAGACAGGAGAGTGAGACAGGACACTG
This genomic window from Xyrauchen texanus isolate HMW12.3.18 chromosome 11, RBS_HiC_50CHRs, whole genome shotgun sequence contains:
- the txndc11 gene encoding thioredoxin domain-containing protein 11 isoform X2, whose protein sequence is MLRRVWAQLRQLAVQMARRPELCCGVILLICALILPITYTCGREKIVVAAARTPVRFFPVDVPVLDLFLGQLDEADRIREDADVSVVFYYAPWCAHSITARQHVQQVALRLAAEVQFIAVNCWWHQGRCRKHKNFFQYPHIHLYFRRFGPMDYSGPVTSDYLESFIQRVSRPLTYLPTRAALHTFLTHHQGVVGYFQFNSSPQPNGYVTFLLSALHMLRRDHQGAVRFAVVTNQAVAEGVSLREDESVYLHRRLNGSLVFPRAQRNFTVQAVCDWVYDNRESVIQWIQPMGTKSYSLEAELKKGPALLTFLPHYPIRANQLLTQVTDVALRYHSCCGSDEGVSTVPRCCQSLLMSGSSSAVTSGKTNICELCVIRSSSSSDLMSAVLPVSHCSLPELHTVLQRYLKQTVSSASCSHVWSSYSPYSQYSACCRTLQNSQRRPLLPDAVTGLHCRTNKTLRFYLLDSQLNWPLAQRLGAHDNRSALPFITIINLRDETHYVLNNTDSLEQFIKSFSVHYSPLHRHLVQHKQQHPQSLIQEVTTDNFLDTVMDSHKDVLLLYYSSWCGFCSALNHVFLRLARLFQGNGALTVARVNAAVNDLPWEFMVDHLPSVLFFPRHRKQMSVKFPENTPVTLPNLLRFILQHSSHTPREETGSGVGSKSLLEAELHTLQQEVFSLQRARERLSQQLAVMWRENRRLMLHTHVLERQNCELQAQSDRLETLYREKTQQLADTVHRLQELADASEELLNENSLLKVLLSALRVRQDTERVRQDTERVRQESETGD
- the txndc11 gene encoding thioredoxin domain-containing protein 11 isoform X1; protein product: MLRRVWAQLRQLAVQMARRPELCCGVILLICALILPITYTCGREKIVVAAARTPVRFFPVDVPVLDLFLGQLDEADRIREDADVSVVFYYAPWCAHSITARQHVQQVALRLAAEVQFIAVNCWWHQGRCRKHKNFFQYPHIHLYFRRFGPMDYSGPVTSDYLESFIQRVSRPLTYLPTRAALHTFLTHHQQGVVGYFQFNSSPQPNGYVTFLLSALHMLRRDHQGAVRFAVVTNQAVAEGVSLREDESVYLHRRLNGSLVFPRAQRNFTVQAVCDWVYDNRESVIQWIQPMGTKSYSLEAELKKGPALLTFLPHYPIRANQLLTQVTDVALRYHSCCGSDEGVSTVPRCCQSLLMSGSSSAVTSGKTNICELCVIRSSSSSDLMSAVLPVSHCSLPELHTVLQRYLKQTVSSASCSHVWSSYSPYSQYSACCRTLQNSQRRPLLPDAVTGLHCRTNKTLRFYLLDSQLNWPLAQRLGAHDNRSALPFITIINLRDETHYVLNNTDSLEQFIKSFSVHYSPLHRHLVQHKQQHPQSLIQEVTTDNFLDTVMDSHKDVLLLYYSSWCGFCSALNHVFLRLARLFQGNGALTVARVNAAVNDLPWEFMVDHLPSVLFFPRHRKQMSVKFPENTPVTLPNLLRFILQHSSHTPREETGSGVGSKSLLEAELHTLQQEVFSLQRARERLSQQLAVMWRENRRLMLHTHVLERQNCELQAQSDRLETLYREKTQQLADTVHRLQELADASEELLNENSLLKVLLSALRVRQDTERVRQDTERVRQESETGD